Below is a window of Streptomyces sp. NBC_00223 DNA.
CCCGCGCGAGATGAGCCCTATCGAGGAGGAACGACAGCGTGACCTACGTCATCGCGCAGCCTTGTGTCGACGTCAAGGACAAGGCGTGCATCGAAGAGTGCCCGGTCGACTGCATCTACGAGGGCTCACGGTCCTTGTACATCCACCCGGACGAGTGTGTCGACTGCGGCGCGTGTGAGCCGGTCTGCCCGGTCGAGGCCATCTTCTACGAGGACGACACCCCGGAGGAGTGGAAGGACTACTACAAGGCGAACGTGGAGTTCTTCGACGAGCTGGGCTCGCCCGGCGGCGCCTCGAAGCTCGGACTCATCGAGCGCGACCACCCCTTCATCGCCGAGCTGCCTCCGCAGAACCAGTAGCGGAAGTTAGAGCCTCTCACGGTTGAGAGGGCGTCTCGCCGACGCGAGACCTGCAAGGGCGCACTCCGCCGGGCCCCGTACGGCCTTCACCGCCGTACGGGGCCGCGGCGTACCCATGACCGAAGCAAGCGAGAGTGAGCACGTGAGCATCTCCGCCCGCCTCCCGGTGTTCCCCTGGGACCGCCTGGAGCCGTACAAGGCCGCGGCCACCGCACACCCCGACGGCGTGGTCGACCTCTCGGTGGGCACCCCGGTGGACCCGGTCCCGGCCGTGATCCGCCAGGCGCTCACCGCCGCCGCCGACAGTCCGGGCTACCCGCTGACCTACGGCACCGCCGCCCTGCGCGAGGCCGCCGCCGGCTATCTGCGCCAGTGGCACGGCGTCACCGGGGCCGACCCGGCGCACGTACTGGCGCTGATCGGCTCCAAGGAACTCGTCGCCTGGCTGCCCACCCTGCTCGACCTGCGCGAGGGTGACCTGATCGGCTACCCGCAGCTCGCCTACCCGACCTACGAGGTCGGCGCGCTGATCGCCCGCGCGCAGCCGGTGACGTACGACGACCCGGTCGCGGACCTCGACCCGGCGGCGACCAAGCTGCTCTGGCTCAACAGCCCCTCCAACCCCACCGGTCGGGTGCTCCCGGCCGCCGAGCTGCGGCGGATCGTGGACTGGGCGCGGGCACACGGGATTCTCGTGGTGTCCGACGAGTGCTACATCGAGCTGGGCTGGGAGGGCGCCGAGCCGGTCTCGGTGCTGCACCCGGACGTCTGCGGGGACAGCCACGACGGGCTGATCGCCGTCCACTCGCTCTCCAAGCGCTCCAACTTCGCGGGCTACCGCGGCGCGTTCCTGGCCGGCGATCCGGCGGTCGTCGCCGAACTGCTCGCCGTACGCAAGCACGCGGGCATGATCGTGCCGCAGCCCGTCCAGGCCGCGATGGTCGCCGCGCTGGGCGACCGCGCGCACGCGGTGGAACAGAAGGAGCGGTACGCGCGCCGGCGCGCGGCCCTGCGCGCCGCCTTCGAGGGCGCGGGCTTCCGGATCGAGCACAGCGAGGCGAGCCTCTATCTGTGGGCGACCCGTGGCGAGGACTGCTGGGAGACGGTCGGCGACCTGTCCAAGCGCGGCATCCTCGTGGCGCCTGGCGAGTTCTA
It encodes the following:
- the dapC gene encoding succinyldiaminopimelate transaminase, translated to MTEASESEHVSISARLPVFPWDRLEPYKAAATAHPDGVVDLSVGTPVDPVPAVIRQALTAAADSPGYPLTYGTAALREAAAGYLRQWHGVTGADPAHVLALIGSKELVAWLPTLLDLREGDLIGYPQLAYPTYEVGALIARAQPVTYDDPVADLDPAATKLLWLNSPSNPTGRVLPAAELRRIVDWARAHGILVVSDECYIELGWEGAEPVSVLHPDVCGDSHDGLIAVHSLSKRSNFAGYRGAFLAGDPAVVAELLAVRKHAGMIVPQPVQAAMVAALGDRAHAVEQKERYARRRAALRAAFEGAGFRIEHSEASLYLWATRGEDCWETVGDLSKRGILVAPGEFYGAAGERFVRIAFTATDERVEAAVRRLAD
- the fdxA gene encoding ferredoxin; translated protein: MTYVIAQPCVDVKDKACIEECPVDCIYEGSRSLYIHPDECVDCGACEPVCPVEAIFYEDDTPEEWKDYYKANVEFFDELGSPGGASKLGLIERDHPFIAELPPQNQ